In Bacteroides sp. AN502(2024), one genomic interval encodes:
- a CDS encoding PepSY-like domain-containing protein: MKLKIYTLLLVLSITWSLQSCDDDDNDSITVPAELQSAFSSQFPHAANVKWETKSGYYVADFYDGYKASAWFTQDGKWQMTETDIPYNALPQTVKTSFENSKYASWKQDDIDKLERTDVEIIFVLEVEKQNQEVDLYYSADGTLIKSIVDTDDDDIEHLPVQLTEAMKNFINEKYPDARIMEVDVEDDKNDWDSGYTEVDIMHDGISKDILFDQTGSWYSTSWEIRQNELPEAVNSTLNNQYGEYRFDEAEYIEKTGGTIYYRIELEKGEVDKVVNIGENGTVLS, from the coding sequence CTAAGCATCACATGGAGTCTACAAAGTTGTGACGACGATGACAATGATTCAATAACTGTTCCTGCGGAACTTCAAAGTGCATTTTCATCCCAATTCCCTCATGCTGCAAATGTGAAGTGGGAAACTAAGTCCGGATATTATGTAGCAGATTTCTATGACGGATATAAAGCATCTGCATGGTTTACTCAGGATGGTAAATGGCAAATGACAGAAACCGACATTCCTTACAATGCATTACCACAAACCGTAAAAACGTCTTTTGAGAACAGCAAGTATGCCTCATGGAAGCAAGATGATATAGACAAACTGGAACGGACAGATGTTGAAATCATTTTCGTACTTGAAGTCGAAAAGCAAAACCAGGAGGTAGATTTGTATTATTCTGCTGATGGAACTCTGATTAAAAGCATTGTAGACACTGATGATGATGACATCGAACATCTTCCTGTACAATTGACTGAAGCTATGAAAAACTTCATCAATGAAAAGTATCCGGATGCAAGAATCATGGAAGTAGACGTGGAAGATGATAAGAATGATTGGGATTCCGGGTATACAGAGGTAGATATCATGCATGATGGAATCTCAAAAGATATATTGTTCGATCAGACTGGAAGTTGGTATTCTACTTCTTGGGAAATACGTCAGAATGAATTGCCTGAAGCTGTAAACAGTACTCTTAATAATCAATATGGAGAATATCGTTTTGACGAAGCGGAGTATATTGAAAAAACAGGTGGTACCATATATTATCGAATTGAACTTGAGAAAGGAGAGGTAGATAAAGTAG